In the Populus trichocarpa isolate Nisqually-1 chromosome 1, P.trichocarpa_v4.1, whole genome shotgun sequence genome, ctctctccctttcaaagcaaaaaagaaaaaaaagatatcgaAGGAGAAAGAAGGGAGTTTGTGAGAGATGAAGGGAAAAGGAGGACATGTGGGATCCAGATTTCCTTTGAGCTCTTGGGAGGTTGCTGCTGCTTCCTCTGTTCTGTTGGGATTCGTTCTGGGTCTTTTGGGGGTTTACCTAACCATGCCTGAATCTGATTACAGTTTCCTCAAGCTCCCTCGCACCCTTGAAGATCTTCAAATCCtcaggttttctttctttttattaccaTTCATGTCTACCTTTTCTGTTGCATGGAATTGTTTCAACTTTTTCAGGATTTTTGAAAGAGATGGGCAAATCTTTGTCTTACTTTTTACATAAATTTCATTCATTTGTGTTCTGCtggttgcttctttttttttttttttggggaggGGGGGTGTTTGATAGTAAAGGCAGAGCTGACTGTTTTATCAAAGCAAAATCAAGACCCATGCCTTTTAAAGTGAAATGTGGATTCCCTTTCTACTTGCCGATATCTATTAGTTTAATTTAGTACATCAAGGGATTGCTCTGCTCTGCTCtggttgatataaaaaatgggTGTAAATTTTATGACCCAATTGGATTATTCAAATCAAGGATTTGTGGAAGGTTCACTGCATTTAGACCTTCATATGCAGGTGGTCTACATTTGAACTTCTGTTGCTTTGCAAGTTGAGCCAAAGCTTAGAATTTGTTTAATGGTTATTATATAGGAACTTGAACTAATGACAAGTATTGTTGGATTTTTCTTGTAATGTACTACTTGATATACCTGTCCTCTTGGGATAAATGAATCTGTACATCTCATGCGATCTCAAGGTGCTAAGACTTGGTTAAAATATTACTGGAAATTTGTACTGACTCTgtgattttttcatatcaaaagaTATTGCTTCTGTGTTTCCTTTCACTTGCTACTCatattttctttgcttcaaattactGCAATTGTGTATTTCCTGGCCATATGTGTATAGTATAATGTGGATGCTATTCTGCAGGGATCACCTTGAAACTTATACAAGTGACTACACTGCACAAGTCCTGGTGGGATACTGTGTGGTCTACATTTTCATGCAGACTTTTATGATCCCTGGCACTGTTTTTATGTCATTGCTTGCTGGGGCTCTTTTTGGAGTATTTAAAGGTGTAGCTTTGGTGGTGTTCACTGCCACTGCTGGTGCTTCTTCTTGCTATTTCCTGTCAAAATTAATCGGGCGCCCTCTTGTCTTCAGTCTCTGGCCTGACAAGCTTAGTTTCTTCCAAGAGCAGGTGAATCTCAACTCCTGCATaacttgtgtttatttttgctgGAAAATTGTCAGAAAATTGTTTCTTTCACTCTCAGGTGgctagaagaagaggaggattgTTGAACTACATGCTTTTCTTAAGACTAACCCCAACTTTACCAAATACATTTATTAATGTTGCTTCACCAATAGTTGATGTTCCTTATCACATTTTCTTCCTGGCAACCTTGATCGGACTTGTTCCTGCTGCTTATGTCACTGTTAAGGTATTTACTTGTGaagcttaggtttttttttcattgaatctCTCTCTTCATCTGGCAAAAGCAGTGCTAAAAAATCAACTGGTGTCTGGTGTTACCAATACTCTGATAAGAGAATAACAGAGTCTACTTTTTATTGGAGTAAatgccattatatatataaagcatcatatatatacatgatgTTCTACCTCAGTCTATGAGTCATAAGTTGTAAAATCAAATGCAATGTGGGctgattgattaagaattgcaAAGGTGTATGAATTTTGAATTGTTAAGGATGTCATTAACATTTAACGGAGAACTTACATGTCGTTGCTGCTTTCTAAATATGTTGGACACCTGGTTATCATGCAGGCTGGAATAGCTCTTGGAGAATTGCAATCTATAGGCGATCTTTATGACTTCAACTCCATTGCCACTCTATTCCTCATCGGGATTGTTTCTATTACCCCTACATTAATAAGCAAGAGTAAATCATAGTGTTTTTCTGGAAATACTTGCTTGATGTACATGCGTCTTCAGCCACCTAGCAGCCATTACGGTGCCACTTCGTTTCCGTACAGCAAATAAATGTAAGTCACAGGTGTCCCTATTTGTGGATTTCACTGTCAAAGCTGCAGATGCCAGAGATGATGATCTCGGGAGGATGCCTGGCGTGCACAAGCTCATTTTCCTGTTGGGGTTATTTATTTGTACTGGAGTTGTGGGATGGGTGGTAACCTGTATATTTTGaatgcctaaaaaaaaaaaaagagtaatcaATCTCAAAGATATGCACATCCTTTCTGCTAGACACATTAAAAGGTCTTAACCAGAGATTTTCTCCTGTTGCAGCCTCGCAGGGTTTATCACAGTTGCAATACTATGTTAATCAATTTATGATGCACCCATTGATGTGGGGTGTCTGAGAGgggtaatgattttttaaaaatgttttgttttttttgctgatattaaaataatattttttttttaaaaaattatttttatattggtgtatcaaaatgtttcaaaaacataaaaaagacaattaatTTAAGTAATTTCGGCCTCAGGAATTTCAAAAGATTAATGATTTCCAAAAGTCAAAATTCTTTAGAATTTCCAAAAATAAACTCTTAAATTCTTGTACTTCGGTTTACTTTAGAAATCCAACTTTTTAAAGAATCGCTTTCTCTAACCTGTTACTTTCTTTTTCTAGATGGAAAATTATTTAATAGTATAGCCTACGGAATCTTGTACTTAGAACGATAGTTTTCTAGAATCAAGGCACCAGgagttttcttgaaaaagataattcaaTAGATTAACTTTTATTGgttacttttaaaattgataaacttattgtttttttttatttcatttttggaagtaaacttaataaaatatatatatatttttattttaaataaacaaattaaaattttaaaaatattatttacaccTAGTTCTCAAacactttttctctttttattcaaagctTGAGCTTGAGGTTTGCTGAGCTAGCCATCAACTCTCAAAGCTGAAGCTGCAAGTTACAGTCCCAACTCAAAATAGACCTTTCCCACTAAACAACGCTTGACAAGACGGGAAAAGGCCAATCATTCATGTTATCGAGATATAGTTTGttagaaaagaataaagatactACCACCAAAGCGCTCCCTTCTTCCAATGGACCATAAGTTCATAATCCCTACTCCTGTATCGAGTTTTCATTtcctttggaaatttttttcCATGAACCAGCAATCCTAGAGCGTTTGGAGCAATAATTAGTTGTTGGTAGCGACTAGCGACCCCCTTGAAACACtccaaaatccatagaaatcAAGCATAAAGCCAAGTTCAAGAAATCCCACGAAGAAATAAATGGTGCACAAAAAATACATTCTAGTCACAGATACACTGCTGATAAATATACTTGTACATGGATTTATGAAGTAAATTAGAACAAGGAATGAAAATATCCCTATTTGCAAGAGATGGTGTCTTGCTGTCTTTTGGGATTGTTCACAACACAGGCATTTATATCTCCTCGTTTTCCTACCTAAATTTCCTGgcctttttctttctgttggAACTGTCTGGGGTCCGGCTATCGAGCTTGCGT is a window encoding:
- the LOC18094147 gene encoding uncharacterized membrane protein At4g09580, coding for MKGKGGHVGSRFPLSSWEVAAASSVLLGFVLGLLGVYLTMPESDYSFLKLPRTLEDLQILRDHLETYTSDYTAQVLVGYCVVYIFMQTFMIPGTVFMSLLAGALFGVFKGVALVVFTATAGASSCYFLSKLIGRPLVFSLWPDKLSFFQEQVARRRGGLLNYMLFLRLTPTLPNTFINVASPIVDVPYHIFFLATLIGLVPAAYVTVKAGIALGELQSIGDLYDFNSIATLFLIGIVSITPTLISKSKS